The genomic region ACTGGTTTAACAAGTGATGACACGAAATTGTGCAACAAGTGATGGCACGAAATTGTTAACTGGTGTAACAGGTGTTGACATTCATCTGCTTCGTAATGACTGTTTAGAGACGAAGCGTTTAAGATGAAAACATCATCAGCGAGAGTTCTAGGTGAAATTCAGGTTATACTTACACAAGGCATATCTATGACTATCGCTCACATCCAAGGAATAGAATATTGTTCTTCTACCTGAGATGATGATGTGGACTATAAAATTTGTCCACGGTCCATTAGTGTCACGATGATCTATGGCAGGTGTCgatacaaaacaattaaaacgTTGTGAAGCCATACCATTTACTGGTATAACACTCAGATAAGCAATCTGATACTATTGAACTCCATCAGCAGAAATCGGTTAATTTGGTTTCAGTTTTTCGATAAATTGCTTTACCCATTCTTGATGCTCATCTGGGATCTGATCGTTTTGTCGCACAGCATCATCTAACAAAGGGGGCATCGGGATGAATGGTACACCTCTTGTTCTGGCAATATTCGGCACGTTACATTCGTCATTTGATACGACCATGACTTGAGGACCATTTTTTACTGAGCTCATCTGGAGAGCGTGATTGACATAGAGTTGGTCATATTTGTCTTCACTATCGTGGGTCATGATAATGATACACGGTATCTTCTTCATCAAGGTAACCATGGCTTCTGTTGTGATCGCATTCCCGAGCACGTTGTCAGTATTGATGGTATACCGTAATCCCGTACAGTCTCCTAGAATCGTTCCGAGATTTCTTGGAAATCTGCATTTCCAGTTTTGTGAACAACTGTGTAATATAAGTATTTCTTCTGTATCTTCGTCAGCTTCGGTCTTGTTAGTTGCTTTGTCGAACATGCCGTATACGTGGAAAGCACGTCTAAAGCGTTTGTACGCTAGTTGTACGTTATCCGTAGAGTAGGCGTGAAATGCACCATTGATGTACACCTCAAAGACCAAAGACTCAGGAAGTCTCGCAAACATTGTTGTACACTCTAGNNNNNNNNNNNNNNNNNNNNNNNNNNNNNNNNNNNNNNNNNNNNNNNNNNNNNNNNNNNNNNNNNNNNNNNNNNNNNNNNNNNNNNNNNNNNNNNNNNNNNNNNNNNNNNNNNNNNNNNNNNNNNNNNNNNNNNNNNNNNNNNNNNNNNNNNNNNNNNNNNNNNNNNNNNNNNNNNNNNNNNNNNNNNNNNNNNNNNNNNNNNNNNNNNNNNNNNNNNNNNNNNNNNNNNNNNNNNNNNNNNNNNNNNNNNNNNNNNNNNNNNNNNNNNNNNNNNNNNNNNNNNNNNNNNNNNNNNNNNNNNNNNNNNNNNNNNNNNNNNNNNNNNNNNNNNNNNNNNNNNNNNNNNNNNNNNNNNNNNNNNNNNNNNNNNNNNNNNNNNNNNNNNNNNNNNNNNNNNNNNNNNNNNNNNNNNNNNNNNNNNNNNNNNNNNNNNNNNNNNNNNNNNNNNNNNNNNNNNNNNNNNNNNNNNNNNNNNNNNNNNNNNNNNNNNNNNNNNAacctataaaaaaaaataaaaatttaaccTATAGTTTCTTGTTCACATGGAGTCTCGAGACATTCAATGGTGTTAAAGTCACATAAAACAACTTCAGCATTACAGCTTGACTAAAAACATGCCAGGAATTTTTAATCTCATTGTTTTCTACCATAttattttaagttattttttacTCAATATGATTAATACCCAGGTTACTGTTAAAAAATCACTTTCACCGCAATGTTCCCGAATTAAACTGAAAAAGCATTAAATACCTCAGTTATTAATGGAAATCTTTAACTTCTAGtaagaaatattattttctaaaaCAGCAGCCTTGGCTAGTTCTTTGAGCAacaaattacctccccttggttCCATTTTCCAAAGCTTTTTTTCGTTGGACTTTCAAACCCAGGTCTCTCTATCAATCTATAGTTTCCTGTAAAACAAAGTAATTTTCATTGAATACAGTATGTATAACTCACCATCACATGCAAATTGTATTCATCCTAAGACAAGCCTTTAATAATGAAGACATGTTGTAAAAAGTTTTTCATGTCgaatataccggtatatatatatatatatatatgggacaGGGAAGTAATTCAAACGgtgtggacaatgaggcttgttaaattttcgaggcaatccgcccctttatcaaaacacaaaaaatacaaatacaatcacataatatatataagaagtactggaaatacaataaaatacaataagaataatgttttagcaactggagaaacaacaatgaacccttcggcaaacgtgggccgaaggcggatactagcgtgactgtatcatgttcaacactagaacgctatgcgaccaacggcagagatattttgaattcccccatgcatatcctccatacatttatgtgaggatccagtgttatctggattatactgttcatattacttctttgacccatatatatatatatatgcaaaatagataaatggaaaaatatgtattataacaatTCCCTAGATTGCCATCACTCTTTCATTAACCCACCTTTATCATTTATTCCTGGGTGAAGAAACCTGCAGTTGTTGCCCCATGTACACTGACCGCGAGTGTAGAAGCGACAGATTGGTTTGACGAAAGGCTTGCGTGCTCCAGGTTCTTTAATCTCCCCTTCCTCGCAATCTTCGTCcttgatgaaaaaaaaagtaataaaaaattATACTTCAAAAGTACTTCAGTGCAAACAGCTGAGTGATAATCAAATGATGCTGCATAATACTCTATATTATagtaagttttaaaaaaaaataagaaaatatatctATTGTATATTATAAGTTAAAAACTAAGAAAGACTAATGTGCAAGCattttcttctatttttttactgttgttttttttttggcagaaaCAAATTCAACATCAGGGTTGTATAAATTATTCCTAATATTAGGAAAGAGACAGATAAATTTCAACTCGAGGTAAAATTCTCAAATGGCTTGTCTGAGATTCAATTTCTAACTGGTCATGATCATGGACCTTTTAAGAATCCTTTATGCCTTATGACTTTTCCAGAAagtatgttaattatataaattcaGTTTAAACGAGATGATGAAACTTTGTTTACTCACATCATCCACCTCCCCGTCGTCCCGGTCTGAATAAGCTTCTCCCTGCAACAAAATCAGACGATGATGAAAcgcaaaaatttaaaaatgggACATGTACagctttaaatatatattccaATCCtgacaattcaattcaatgGAAACTTTTAGCAGACTTATTAAAATAGCATCTCTCTTAATCATGAAGACATTCAGAtagttaaaattatatatatatatctataaattcaaattttacaaattttgaaaaatgtcaaatatgttaaataaaGTTCTAATTTTAATAAGACTCTCATTATCCTGTGGCAGGgattaaaatattattgaattttaaGAAATTCTAAATCAATAgtacagaaaatatatattatatggtaaACCAGAAGACCAGTCAAAGATGTTTCAATTGTAGTGAAAATTTGCAAGAAATTTGCAACAACTTTAACTAGAACTATAACTATAAATTATACATCATAGTAAAAAGacaattttttgtgtttttttttgttttatatgaaggataaaattaatttctaattattttttgtattgaaaaaagaaaaggaaaacaaacaacTCACATCTTCTCCCTTTTCATCTTCATCATTGCCTCGACTGTCATCCATTTTGTCTTTGTTATCATCTGTTGCCTTGGGAGCATCATCCATACCATCTTCATCGTAGTCAAGTTCAACGTGATCCTCTGGAAGGCTAGACTGTGCCTTGAGTTGTCCCTCTCGAATCTTCTCCCTCAAATCTGTGAACTTTGGTCGTTCCTGTTGGACTTCCTCTTTGCGATTGACCACTCGAGTATCAACCACATTGTTGACGGGAGCAGCCTCATCGTCGTCGTCACTATACGACTCTTCCTCATCCGACACATCATTGTAGATGTTCTCATTGTCCTCCTGTCTGTTAGCTTCGTCCAGTTGCCCTTCCTCCGACACAGGTGATGCAGGATTATCAGGTTCAACTTCGCCCTCCTCCTCGCCCATGTCACTCTCCGGAGAATCTATATCCTCTGTTTCTTCAGGAGAATCGATGTCTTCAGGTTCTACATCCTTTTGCACTCTGTCTTCTTTCTGTACTCCTCCCGACAAGCTAGTGTCCACACCGACATTACCTTGTTCCTCCTTTTCCAGGTCGAGAGTGTTCCAGTCCTCGTCATTGTCACTGTTGCCCTGTTCTACCATAAACTGGCCAGCACTGTTTGAAGGCTGCTTTGGATCAACTGAACCATCCATCAACTTATCCCAGGACTCCCTTTCACCCTCGACTGATTCTCCCACATCATGCATACTTTCATCCTCACTCATTGGTACAGATCCACTCTCTTCATCCTTTTCATCTTTGTCGATattcatttcttcatttttcaagTCACTTTCATCATTAATTTCTCCATCAGAACTGCCATTGTCATCAACGTTTTTCATATCATCTTCATCGTCGTCAATTTCTCCGTCGTCACTCATGTCGTTTTCTTGTTCTATATAAGTTGACTCTTGAGACACATCCTCTAACTGTTCATTGTGTAAATCACTGTCCATGCCATTTGTTTCACCCATTGCCTCTTCATCCTCCATTGGTTGATCCTCATTATCAACGCTGTCACTACAAACTATATTGTTGTCATTCGATTGTTCAGGCGAGGCTGCACTCTCCTCGAATTCATCAAAGCCTTTACCTTCCCTATCTTCATTTTCATCGTACAAAGACGATCCTATAGAATCACCCTCTGTATCAACAATTTCCTCATTGTCCATTTCATCTCCTTTCTCAACATCATTATCACCAGACCTATCACTTTGTTGGCTACTTGTTATCAAATCTGTATTGTCCTCTAGGCCTGTCGCCTGATCTTCTGCGTCTTCCAGGCCCTCTGGCTGATTTTTTGTATCCACAGTAGTTGAGTCTGGAACAATATCATTCTTCTGCACATTATATTGTTCCCCTGGCAAAGACATGCTGTCTTCCTCTGCCAACTTTCCACCAGAATCTGCTTCCTTCTTCCACAACTCTTCAAAAGTCTCCTTGTCAAGCACATGTGTTTCTTCTTGGCTAGTATCATCTGCATCTCCGTCGAGCTCTTTTATGTCATCTACACTGAAATCCTCATCATCTATGTCATCATCAATGTCTCCAATTTCCTTGTTTCCTGTTTTGAAATTAGAGTCCCTAGAACTCTCTCCTAGATCTTCACTTTGCTTGTCAttttcctcctcctcctcctgaCTTTGAATGTCAGCCAAATCATCCCCTTGCATGTCGTCCTGACTTGAAACTTCATTATATTCTGTGTTTTCCTCCTCGTTCCTGTCTTTATAAACAGAGTCATCGCCTACTATCCCCTCTTCCTGAAAATCCTCCTGACttgaaatgtcatctgcatcTCCTTCCTGTAGCACTTCTTCTTGATTCTCATGATCTTCCTCTGTATCATTTTCCTGGCTCTCTACATCCTGATCATATTCTTCATTTTTCTCTCCTTCACCTCCTACAGAGCCCTCATCCTCATTTGTCTCGGACAATTGATCCAATTTTTCATCTAACCTACCTGTTGGTGAATTAACTGCTTCATCTTTTCCCTTAAAATTCTCGTAATCCTGGTTATTAGTGGATGAAACTGACTCTTCAACATCACTAAGAATTTCTCCTCCTTCAGTCGAAGAGACATCGTCCTGATCGCTAGTCCCTTCCACAATATTATCCTGTTGGTCTGAGGTGCCATCATCTTCCTCTTCCTTGTTGCCTAAAGCTGCTTCGTCCCCTATGTCCATCTTTCTTTGCTTCCGTTCTACCTGTTGATAATAAAAGAACATCCAATACATTCAACACCAAAAATACTTTGTGATTTTGACTTTAACTAACAGACAAATGAAAGTCTCTAATTATGCCTAGTTGTTCAAATTCTTACTGACATGGTCCACTTGTTCAAAGGGTGATttggctaatcacagtttattaACAATTTCAAAATCGCGACAAAAAAAATTGTGGTTAAAGTATACGTAGCATGACCAAATATACTTGTGAGTTGTCTCAGAAATTTACCATGATACTTCTCGGGAGAACTCGCACAAGGATGCTGATCCAAATATGGTATCTGTGACCATATATGGAAAAAGCCactatcataaaaaaaacattatcagaGATCTTCAACCAGTTTTTTGAAAGTCGTGTGATCATGAAGAAAACACATCTTACTTTGTATAATTTTTCAATTTCCGAATGTTTCACCTTACATATAACTCTGAATCTATgatctgttgaaatctcgcgggaaatCTCAATATcatcaattaattttgattaccttgtaaggaaattgaccttttcATTTGtatggcggtatgtttgaactgatatctgtgtgtcttaatcattttgaattttacaatttattgtcaaagaaatgacgtaatgtgcaggtttgtggaTTGAATATTGGTAACAGATACCAGAATCACCAAtttatatgtgtttttttatcgAAGACAAATTTAATTGTAAAAGTATCATTAATATTGTGCCTTTACGGTTCATATATCACCTCGTTTCGTCCTCCATCTTTGTTTATACATTCGGAACCTAGTTACAGTAAGTGTTCTGGGTGTGTTTCGTAGGAATCTGCACATGCAGATTGCCACGAACTGGCTATTTAACTCAGTGATTTTCCATAGTCAGGCAGTCTTACACAAAGTCTTCGTTTGACTGGTATGACTCGCCTCTCTCTCATTCTCTATAGGTTTAGTGTTAGACATGTACAGGGTATCATGTAGGGTCAGTTGTTAGACAACCTATAGGATATATTAGTTTTTAGTTCGGGCCTAGGTTTGTcatgactatatatatgtagggtTTTAACACCAAGTTTTATAGTCTGTCGTCTATTCTGTAGGAGTATGCCGAGTGGCCactatagctacatgtatatatagttatatagttcGGTGTGTGAACGATAGATGTACGTGTGTGGTTGGAATACATGTTGAATTTACTGTGATTTCATATATACAGTACTCTACACTTATTTAGTCAATAAATTATATGTAGATCTTTATAACTGAGTCAGCTGTGTTTCATTTGCCATATACTTCCCTTTGTCAAATTCTAAGACTCAATTGGGCCAAAGATCCCCGAACTTGGGTTAGATTTCTAGCACAGAAACCATGCTTTTTACGTAATCATAGCTTGATACTGCCTAATGCTAATCATATTGGAGCTTTCTACACTATcagcaatgggagggacttcataccctgcctcGAGAAGTGTAGACAGTGTTTGAATATCGTTCTAATACTATAGGACTACAGCACTGAGCACTCAGAGCACTGTCAGCAGAGCTAATAAGTTAAGGTGACTTGATACACTTGTTAATATTCAATTATGCTGACACACTTTGATCAACTAAGAAAGGGTTTAATTATATACTTAGCATTCGCAAGTATAGTCACATGGACATTAACTAACCCGAATGCAGCGAGATAAACATACATTAGCCGATCGCGAGTACGACTACGTTCAGTTTTCTGCATCCGTCATGGCCAATTCGCAAATGGTAACATTATTTAACACTCGACAAGCATAAACCATTACTCACTGCGTTTAATAAGTTCTATTTCAGCTAAAAACTTTCTGAGATGGTCTGTCACGTCAACCATGTCGTGAAAATGGCGGACATTGTTATGCAGGTCCGCAGTGAATATCGAGGTAATACTTTTTAATtcatgatattgacaataaaaaaagaacTCTAGAAGCACATGGATtctttcaatttatatttatattctgtgtcgttgaaacatttttaatacTTCTGGTGTAACATGTTTCTCAGTTTTTAAAACGTTTGAAAATAAAGGGCAGGTAACtcttattttttcatgaattaaaAAGTATTACCTCGATATTCACTGCGGACCTGCATAACAATGTCCGCCATTTTCACGACATGGTTGACGTGACAGACCATCTCAGAAAGTTTTTAGCTGAAATAGAACTTATTAAACGCAGTGAGTAATGGTTTATGCTTGTCGAGTGTTAAATAATGTTAGCGGCATCTGtgtataccaataattatattgtaaatcgtATATTTTTCCCGTTTGCAGAGATTTAAGTGATTGTTGACATCGGAGGCGTTGCAtacctgttctttttttatagtagatactcttattttttctatggtattatatctcagtttactgtcagaacttcagacgcctgtgttCAAATTTACATTCATTGGCACAAACAAATCACAGGTAATAGAATTATACGAATAGCTTATCTCACTTCATTAAATGATTTCACTGTCAATAACATAATGTTCATCATTTCCCCATAAGTTACAAAATAGTGATTCAACAATACTGAATCCATGATTATGCACAGTAAAAGGATGTGGAAACCTCTTGGCATAAAGCCGGGTAAACATGGAAGGGTTTACCGATTATACCTGGACGAAAGCGATCAATTCCGGTTGCACGGCTTCAGCAGGCTATACAGTTGAACCATGAATGGTTTTAAAATACGTCTGGTATTAGCTTCCTTTCAATTTCCATAAAATACTATCTATAACTTTTAACGGTAATCACACTTCATCGCATAGACGCCGCCATTACTAAATTTTCATTGGTAGGGCGAGGTCATATGACATTGGATTCATTCGTTAATCTCTAGACTTTTCCAGGCAATAACGTATTTAACTTCGGAGGTTCCGATACACACTAAAACAACATGGACGTTGAGGAACTACTGACTTTTCAGGTAAGAAAGACTAGTATCAAAACACGTGTTATGAACTGTCTTTATGCGATTTTAATTTAACATATATCTGTAGATTAATGCCAAGATTTCAAAACAGATTACAATAATGAAACTGCAAAAGAAACTTCAGCACATATACAAAAATCAAGACTCgattttcttgaaaataaaCGTTTCGGCTTCGATTCTAGTAAATGgcaattatctccctttattgtGCTAATGTATTATAACAATCACTTATAGGCCTATTGTTTGTATTGATGTGAATGGAGTTATATATCTAAAAGAATTCGTGTGTCAGTGACTTACTcatattatttaaaatattaaaccTAAAGCACGGGACATGTCTAACTGTGTTTAATTATATTAgtattcaaaaaataaaaatagtcagaaatgcCCCTACTAGGGGTATTTGGGGCCCTAGTTCtagcacaggtgcctgactcgttttataagataataacatatatgagtacatataaattattgataatttatatgtactcttatatgttattattttataaaacgagtcaggcacctgtggtccTAGgctagcctgagtttcctctagcACTGACACCATATCCTACACCAGCCTAGGCCTTGTTAAATCAAGTATATATAGGCCTATGTCTCATGACTTTTACCACTTAATCACAGGGGCAGTCTTCATTTATTAAAAATTTCCGGGAGTATGAGTAAACCTATCACATTGAATCATACAGCAGAGAAATTATAATTGTAGTTAGTAATTCATAAGATGCATAACTGTCACTGCATTTAGTCTTCTTGAAGCATCAGAGAATAATAGTGACCCCTGAGGCTGATTCTCTCTCCCCTTTAGTAACTCCAACAATATTAGAGGTGAACTGTtaacacgacaggaaacttttgacaggctgtcgtaatatccaccaatgtaatcaggtggaatacGGCCTCATATATGTATAGGAGTACCTTTATTAAGTACCTGCTGCAGAATGTAAAGGTATACATACTGTTTACCATTGTACTGTAGtgggactggactgggttgatcatcggtgcccaggtagctcaattggtagagcatccggctggtgttcggaggtcccgggttcgaacccctgTCTGGCcactacattttctcctctccccTTACAAGTAACAGTACAATCTATTTGATTTTAGGCCCTGATCTTCGGCAATAGAAGTTTGCATGTCGATGGAAGCAGATTTGTTGCTGATCTCATAGTGATCTGTGAGGTGTTTTCTTTCtcatatatttgaaattaaaaattatgaATTTATGTAACTCGGTCTAGGATTGCGCGCACTAAGTTGGGACTTAGAAGTCCAGGAACACATATAGTATAATATACTCTAATATTAGGTATATTAGTTTACTGAAGATATTTCATAAAGAGACCATATGAGTGGTCAACTAAAACCAGTCAGAAAATATGGTGATTCCGGGCAATAAAACCTTAGAATTTGAACTAGTCAGTAAAAGCAAGTGGTCTTTTTGGTTAAAAACTGAAGTCTTCGACAAATTTTATGCAAGGAATTGCAGTCAAACATGTTGATGTGTAGAAAAAATCATGTTTCTGTTGTAATCATCAGCTGAGAACGTGCTGACCAAGCATGCACTAAAGTTCATTTCACAGAATTATGTATTGTTTGTAAACACATTTGAAAATGAACTAGAAGTTGAATTGTCTGAAGGAATTCATGCAATCAGAGTGCTCAGGGGTGTACGATTCCACTAGCCCGAAAGCCAATTAGGGCTTCAAGGATCTTATATTTTGCCAACAGGTAACAAGGATTGTGTGTTATAAAGATTCAGCATGCAAATAACTTAAGCCATATTTCAAGGTCTTCATTGTGGAATATGAAGTGTGTGATATTACACAAGATCAACAACATACTTTACATCACATGTACACTTCATGTAATTTTTGGTATTTCAAAAGCATAAACTGACTCCGACGATGCATCTATGTAAAGCCCAATACATTAGTGAATCATATCAACTCTGTTAGAAATATTGTATAGCATTTCCATTACATATTGCAGTCAACATGAATTTGGAAATAGTAACTTTGCACTTGTTCCTAACTAGATGTGTAAGCGATTCAGGcactctgggcctcttgtttgctTGAAAATTTGGTCCATTGCAACACCTGACATATACATgacatgtatgtactgtaatTTGTTATGAATTCCCATTTCTAGTGTCCGTTATACATACTACCCAAAGTCCTGACACAAGGTTATTCCCAGACAGAATTAAATTTCAGTTGATAAtgacttatataattacttgtCCAATGCTCAATTCACCAAACAAGCCACCTACTGAAAGTGCTTTTCACACCAGAGGGAGTTTATCATTAGCTTGATAAGTAGAATGGGAAGATGATGTCTCGGGGTTTGATTCATGATAGAGGCACaccaatttatttattctttataTTTGATTAGCCTAAGAAGCCAGCTACCACAGGGAAGCGGAAGGGCTTTGATGAAGAAAATGGTGACACAGGTACTGGTCGGGAGAGGAAGAGAAGATTTGCAGATGCAGACAGTATAGACACCAGTGTTATGGAAGCAGAAAGGGAGAAGATATTACAGATGATTGAAAATGAACCAGAGGTTTGTCTATAAAAGTTGATGGTATTCCTGGTCAGAAAAAAGGGGCCCAACAATTTTTAGGTCATCTTACCCGAAGTCATTGTGCTTCATCCGTTGTCGTCTGCCATGCCCCATAAGTAAATTTTTCACGTTTGAAACTTCTTCTGaggttccaccagtgggattcagctctaacttgcctgaaatgatcctgagatggtcctgcATGACctagtgtttttattttttgggaGGGGGCGAGTAGGGGTGTCCGAAATCCAAGAAGGACGCAATCTTGAAAAactcattttaaacttctccagttccacagTTGTCATCAAGTAGGAAATTGATGGGGAATTTGAGGAAAGGAAGCTAACATAgtgtttttttgggttttttttaatgctCAGTAATGTCAGTAATCAAAAATGGCCCTATGCCTGGCTAACATACAGTATTGCATAATCTCAATCATTGTCTACTACTTTACAGCTACTGTGTATGCATCCTACAATTATGTCCTAGGTTCTGTCAGATGACCGTTCAGGCCGATGGGCCTTTTGTTGTCAAATCAACAGGGTTTCAGTGATTTCGGCCATCTTTTAACTTCTAGAAAACTTTAAGTAACTGAAAACTGATATTCGGCCAGATGGTACACATTTGTTCCTATTAGTTTTGATTTGTCCTTATGTCCTTCAATTTTTAACTTCTAGAATGCTATAGGCACCCGATATCTGATTTTTGTCTAAAGTATAAGAGGTACAAGTGGGAAGAGTACAAATGACTTTGACCgtttttcaaggtcacaggagtcaaacaAGTTTCAACTTCCAGTAAGGTGTATAAACTGCAGAAATGGTTTTCATGTACAtaattttaccttttttttcaCTTTCCAAGCCTGATGCATTAGATGAAACAAGCTTGAAGAAGATGCTTCTCAATTTTGAAAAGAAAGTTTACAAAAACCAGGAACAGAGAATTAAGTACCCAGATTTACCTGAGAAGTAAGTATGAAACTGTTTTGATAACATTATGAACACATGAGATTCACTATTGTCTGTTTTTGTTCTAAATAGacttttaattatgtatttacaGAGAAACTCTCCTAGGACTTAACACAAATTTTGCTTAACAGGaagttaatttatttaaaatcctTTGATTTGACTCAGGACTCTTCAGCTTCTCTCTACTTATGTAAAGGAAATTTAAGATTAATTTGCTTATAATAAATTTCCTtttgaaataatgtattttCTTCATCCAATCATTGAAAACACTCACACTTATAAAAAATTCCGAAAGTACTGATTAAATATTGcctcatttaaaaaaaaaaaaatcggtatttgtatttttcagaTTTATGGAATCTGAATTAGAATTAAATGATGTGGTACAAGAAATGCATGTGATTGCGACCATACCAGACCAGTATCACATATTA from Pecten maximus chromosome 11, xPecMax1.1, whole genome shotgun sequence harbors:
- the LOC117337930 gene encoding uncharacterized protein DDB_G0290685-like encodes the protein MDIGDEAALGNKEEEDDGTSDQQDNIVEGTSDQDDVSSTEGGEILSDVEESVSSTNNQDYENFKGKDEAVNSPTGRLDEKLDQLSETNEDEGSVGGEGEKNEEYDQDVESQENDTEEDHENQEEVLQEGDADDISSQEDFQEEGIVGDDSVYKDRNEEENTEYNEVSSQDDMQGDDLADIQSQEEEEENDKQSEDLGESSRDSNFKTGNKEIGDIDDDIDDEDFSVDDIKELDGDADDTSQEETHVLDKETFEELWKKEADSGGKLAEEDSMSLPGEQYNVQKNDIVPDSTTVDTKNQPEGLEDAEDQATGLEDNTDLITSSQQSDRSGDNDVEKGDEMDNEEIVDTEGDSIGSSLYDENEDREGKGFDEFEESAASPEQSNDNNIVCSDSVDNEDQPMEDEEAMGETNGMDSDLHNEQLEDVSQESTYIEQENDMSDDGEIDDDEDDMKNVDDNGSSDGEINDESDLKNEEMNIDKDEKDEESGSVPMSEDESMHDVGESVEGERESWDKLMDGSVDPKQPSNSAGQFMVEQGNSDNDEDWNTLDLEKEEQGNVGVDTSLSGGVQKEDRVQKDVEPEDIDSPEETEDIDSPESDMGEEEGEVEPDNPASPVSEEGQLDEANRQEDNENIYNDVSDEEESYSDDDDEAAPVNNVVDTRVVNRKEEVQQERPKFTDLREKIREGQLKAQSSLPEDHVELDYDEDGMDDAPKATDDNKDKMDDSRGNDEDEKGEDGEAYSDRDDGEVDDDEDCEEGEIKEPGARKPFVKPICRFYTRGQCTWGNNCRFLHPGINDKGNYRLIERPGFESPTKKSFGKWNQGEVICCSKN